Within Sorangiineae bacterium MSr11367, the genomic segment CGGTCCCCGGTGGCGGATTTTTCGCGGGCGCAGGCGACGGTGCCGTCGGGCAAGATGGCGCATGCCTGATCGCCGCCGGCGGCGACGAGGCGGACGTTCTCCATGCCCGGGATGGCCCCGGGCTTCACGGCGACGCGCTTGCCCTCGAACCATTCGCCCGGGACGCAGCGCAGACCGCCACCCCAGCAGCGCACCGCGCCCTGTTCCGTGCGCGCGCAGCTATGCTCGTGGCCCAGGGCGAGCTGCGTTGCCGTCTCCAGGTGGGGCACGTCGACCGGGAGACCGCGATCGACGACGTGGGGCACGCCCAGTTGGCGAAGTCGGTTCGAGCCCCAGCAGCGGACATTGCGGCCCGACGCCGGCTCGGACAGGCGCGCGCACGCGTGCAGGGCGCCGGTGGCGACTTCCTCGGTCTCGGTCATGCCGAACACCGGGGTGGGGGCTTTGACGGCCGACCCCGGATCGTGCACCTCGCCCCAGCAGAGGACATAGCGATTCGGCTTTCGCGCGCACGTCATGTGGCCGCCCGCGCTGACGGAGAGGACCGCGTGGAGATCGGTGACGACGGCCGGCGTGGGTCGCCCCTCGGTGGTGCCGTCGCCCAGCTCTCCGTGCGCGTTCTGCCCCCAGCAGAGCAGCGATTGATCCCGCGCGCGCCGGGCGCAGGTGTGCTCGTCGCCGGCGACCAACATGTCCGCGTCGTCCAGCCCTACGACGGCTACGGGACGGGGCCGCATCGTGCGCGTGCCATCGCCGAGCTGCCCGGAGGTGTTCGCCCCCCAGCACACGACTTTCCCCTCCGCCGTGCGCGCGCAGGCATGCTCGCGCCCTGCGACGATGGCGGCGGCGTGGAGCGCGTCCCCGCGTGGGGCAGGCCCTACGTCACGTGGAATGCGCGGCACCGCATGGCGCGTGTGCGCGCCGCAGGCCGATAGCACGAGAAAAACGACGGCATACTCCCGGCCGCGCATCCTTCATAGGGTACGAGATGCGCGCACAATGGCCAAAAATGGCGTCCTAGCGGCCGAACTTCTCCCAGCCGTCGGGCAGGGGCCGCTGCAGAAGGCGCTCCGTACCCGCCTTGTCGAGCACCGCGAAGGTGAACTGCCCGGTGTACGGCTTCAGCCCCGATTGCGCGAGCTCGACGTCGACCACGATGACCCGATGGCCATTGCGCACGATGCGCCCGGTCCCCTCGATGGGCGCGCCAATGCGCACGGGATGGTGGAACTTGCCCTGCAGGTTGGCCGTGAAACCGAACTTGCCCAGACAGCCGATCACCGCCCACGCCGCAATCTCGTCGGCCAAGGTGGTGACGAGGCCGCCGTGCATGATGCCGGGCGGCCCTTGATGCACCTCGCCCGGCAGAAACGTCGTTTGGACCGTATCGTCGCCAATCTTGGAAAAACGCAGCCGAAACCCGATGGGATGATTCGGGCTGCACCCGAAACAAGGCTGGGACTCTCCGAACGTATAGGGATCGAGCTGTTCGGGATCGAGGGAAGGCATTGCGTCAAAACGAATACCATTCGCGGCGGGCAGTCGCTAGGCTGCGTTTTGCATGAGAGCGGTCCTCGTACTCGCCTATTCGATGGCCACACTGGTGGCGTGTGGTGGTGGAAAGCCGGCGGCTTCGCCGGGTGGTGATGGCAGCACGCGTGTGACGCGGTTCGCGTTGGCGCCGGATGCCTTCAAGGTCGACAAGGTAGGCGGCAGCGATGGCTCGCTCGATCCGGACGGCATCCCCGACGCCGTGTTCGATGTGGGCATCGACGGTCCGGCCATCGGCGTCGTGCTCCTTGCAAACGATGCGAACGGCAAGCCGATTGGCCAATGGGACACCCTGACGGGCTCGGACAAGTTCCCCGAGGGCTCTGGCCTCTATTCGAGCCACGGCGACAGCACGCCGGGCCTCGTTTTGACGGAGAACGGTCAGCGTTTGAACCACAACGACGGTTCGATCTCGCCGCTCTCGGGCCACCACGACGTCATGGTGTACGCGGAGATCACCGACCTGGAGGCGGCCAAGAGCGTCGAGCTCATCCTCGTCACCGCCGAAAGTCGGCTGGTACGGGGCACGCGCATCCCATTAGGGGGTGCGGCCCCCAAATGACGCCGGACGCCCCCGGTTTCTCGAGAAAAAGGCCTACAAAAGCGAGGCGCGTCCGGTTGGCCCGAAGCATGCTCCACGATAAAATCGGAAACGCATGCCTTCACCCCGCTTAAGATTTTTCGCCCTCGTGGCCTTGGCCGCGAGCCTATCTCCGTTGGGGACGAGCGCCTGCACGTCGACCAGCGATTCGAAGTCGGACACCGGCGTCGGTGCCATCGTCTTCATGAAGCGCGTGCACACCGTGGCGGACGGGCAGGGCGTGCGCATCAACGTCTCCGGCGGCAACGGCCAAGTCATCGACTACGAGCGCTACGAGCCCGGCGGCAGCCTCGCCCTTCTCACGCCCCCGCGCGCGGACGGCAAGCTGGTGAACCTGACCGCCGCCTTCCCCCAGGCCGACCTCAACGGGGTCGATGTCTCGTTCGATGCGCGCCAGGCCGTCTTCTCGATGAAGAAGGACAAGGACGACCGGTATCACCTCTATACCGCGCAGCTCTCCGAGGGGGAGAACTACGAAATTCACCAACTTACCGCGGGCGACTACGACGATATCAATCCCATTTATCTGGCCGGCCGGCGCATCGCCTTCGTGACCAATCAGATGTACACGGAAATGGGAACGCGCTCCGACGAATACGAGCATGCGCGCGTGGTGACCCAGCTGGCCACCATTTCCGTGGACGGCGGCGATGCCGACCGGAGGCTCTTTTCGCAGAACCTGTCGCATACGGTTTCCCCCTTCCTCCGCCACGACGGCAAATTGGGGTATTCGCGCTGGGAGCATTTGGGCGCGGTGAACGACGTGAAGCTTTTCACGGCGAACCCCGATGGCACCAACATGATTGCCATCGCCGGCGAGCACGGAAAGCCATCCAATTCGCTCATCAACGTCCGCGAGTACCAGCCGAACGTGATGATCGGTGTCGCCACCACGCGAAACCGCACCATCCACGCAGGGGCCCTGATCAAGATCGACGCGCGCAACCAGGCCGATCCCGTGTGCCTCGATGCGAAGGCCAACCAAGCCGGTCACGCGTGCCTCGACGAGGAACATGTAATCTACACGGTTCTCACGCCCGACGTTCCCACCATGAGCACACCGTCGCCGGCAGGCCGCTACCGCGAACCGACGGTGCTCCCCGACGGGCGATTCCTCGTTTCGTGGGCCGACGGGCCGGTGAACGACCTGTCCGAGCAATCGGAGACGCCGCCGGATTTCGGGATTTACCTTTACGATGCCGCGTCGGGGCGGAATCAGCTTTTGTACAACGACCGCGCCACGTGGGATCTCGGAGCCGTGCCCGTGGTGGCGCGGGCGGAACCCCCCGTGATTGGGGACTTGGCCGGGCGGCAAGATACGTCCTTGCCGGTGCGTATGGGGTCGATTGACGTGACGCAAACGAGCCTGGAGGACAAAGTCTCCGGCGGCCAATTCAAGGATACGCCCCTGCGCACGGCGCTGAAGGATGCCGTGGCCGTGCGCATCATCGAGGGATTCTCGAGCGAGGCGGCCAAGGGGGTCACCATGTTCGGGCTCACCATGCACGAGGGCGCCGCCGTGCTGGGCGAGGCGCCGGTTTACCAGGATGGGAGCTGGCTCGCGAACGTGCCGCCGTACATTCCGGTGCACGTGCAGCCCGTCGACAAATTTGGCATGTCGATTCGCTCGCAGGGCCTTTGGATCCAGGGCGTGCCCGGCGAAGATCGGCGCTGCGTGGGATGCCACGAGAGCCGCACGGGCCAGGGCGTGCCGCGCAACGGGCAGAACCCGACCATTGCCGAGCAGCGCCAGGCGCTGAACTTCGTGCAAGCGGTGGGCGACCGCTTCGAGCTCCCGTGGGACAAGAACGAGACGGCGTCGAAGCCTTACGTGCAGCAGATTCTGAGCGCCAAATGCGCGAGCTGCCACAATGCGTCCACGACGACGTATTACGAAGTATCGCGAACCGATCCCGGGACGGGACAGACGACGCCGTACAAGATACCGGTGTTGGATTTGAGCGATACCAAGATTACCGCGTATTACGATCAGCAAGTGAAGGAGTGGAACGCGTCGTACGTGTCCATTTTCTATCCTTCGGCCATGGAGATGGGGCGCGTCACCGTGAAGGGGCAGGTGCCGAAAATGTGGGGCGTTCCGGGCAGCGCCCGCGAGTCCCAGCTGATCGCGAAGATCAACGTGAAGGCCAAGGATGGCTCGACCGCGTGGCCGACGCCGTTGCACCCGGAGGACAAGGGCACCACGCTCACCGACGAGGAGCGCCGGGTGCTCATTTTGAGCATGGATCTCGGTGGGCAATACTTCGCGCGGCAAAACACGGGATTCGTACCTTTCACCTCGGGCAACCCGGTCGCGCCGGGCACCAAGTACTAGGGGATGACGATGCGACCGAAAATCCTCGCGACCATGTTGGGCGCCTTCGTCGCGTGCGCGGCGTTGATGAGCGGGCGCGATGCGCGAAGCGACGCCTCGCCCGGTCCGGCCAATGCGGCGACCGTGTACGGGAACATCCCGCCCGATCAGATCGAGTTTCTCTCGTCGCCCGAGCGCATCAAGAGCATCGCCTCCTCGGGTTCGCCGGCGGCCATTTGGGAGACGCTGGAGCACGGCGAAAAGGTGGAGTGCCTCGAGTGCATTTCATCCATCGCGCCGCTGCTTTACGACCGGAACGCCGAGACGCGTGAAATCGCCGCGTGGTGGCTGCGCCGGCGCATCTTCGGCGTGTTCGGCCCGGGCGAGGTGTACGAGCAGACCTTGAAGACGCTCCAGGGCGATGCCGATCCGAAACGGCGCGCCTACGCGGCGGAGGCCCTCGGCGAATTTTTGGCCAAACCGGGCATCGCCGCCTGCGGTGCGGCGCTCACGGGCGATTCGGATCCGACGGTGCGCGCAGCGGCTGCCGGGGCGCTCGGGCGGCTTCACGATGACGCGGGCGGTGCGCTGGGCAAGGCGTTGGGCGATGCCGATGCGCGCGTGAAGATCGCGGTGCTCGGTGCGGCGCCGCGCATCAACGGGTGGACGGGCACACCGGCGGTGGCCAAGTTGACGACGGACGCGGATGCGCTCGTGCGCCGCCGGGCGGTGCAGGTGCTGGACACCTTGCAGGCCAAAGAGAGCGTGGCCAGCGTCGTTTTGCTGGCCAAGTCGGACCCGGATCCCGAGGTGCGCCTTTCCGCGTGCCACGCACTGGGGACCTTCCACGATGCGGTGGCGCGACCGGTGCTCGAGGAAATCGCGGCGAGCGATTCGAGCACCTTCGTGCGCGATCAAGCGCGCATCGCCCTCCGGCGGTTGTAATCTGCCATCGTGCGCACGGTAACGGCTTTCGCGATCGCGGTGCTCGTGGCGGGGTGCTCCAAGGAGGACCCTGCGGAGTCGTCGTATTTCGATCGAACCATCTCGCCCATTCTGACGACGTCGTGCGTGCGCACGAACACGGGGGCCGGCTGTCACGTGGCCACGCCCAAGGGGAATGCCTTCGGCAACTTGGACACGTCGAGCTTCGACGGCGTGAACCGCCGGCGTGACTTGCTCGCCGACTACGGGCCGTACGGGCAGGCGTCGTTTCTGGTGAAGAACATCCCCGATTTCCAGGTCGAGGTGCGCTCGTTCGATGGCCAGCGCACGGCGGTGACCACGGACATCAAGCACGCTGGCGGGCCAATTCTGGATCCGGCCGCGGGCGCCTACCAAACCTTGCGCCGCTGGATTCAAAACGGCGCGACCCGCAACAACACCGGCCCCGCGCCCGCGTCGTCGGTGCGGTTGCCGTGTTCCACGTTCGTGCCGGCGGCACCGAACTTCGACCTGGCGGCGGACCCCGCACGGGCCGATTTTGCGACGTTCCGCGATCGCGTGAACCCTGCCGTGCGGCGCAATTGCGCGGCGGGCAATTGCCATGGAACGACGGCGAACGATCTCTATTTGACCTGCGGCGACAGCCCCGAGCAGGTGCGGTGGAACTATTTTGCGGCCTCGCAGTATTTGGCTCAGACGCCCGAGCAGAGCGAGTTGGCGCGGCGCCCGCTGGCCCCGTCGCAGGGTGGCTCGTTCCACGAAGGCGGCGTCGTATTTCAGAGTGCCTCCGATACGGATTACGCCGCGTTGCTAGATTGGGCACGCCAACATGGGCCGCCGGACTTTGGCACCATCGACCCGAATTTTGCATTTTTCGCCCACCGCGTGCAGCCGGTGCTGGTGAAAAAAGGCTGCATGATGCTCTCGTGCCATTCGGCGGCGCAGTTTCACGACTACCGACTTCGCGGTGGTTCCGGCGGGAGCTTTTCCTTCGTGGCCACGCGCCGGAATTACGACTTTTCGTTGGCACAATTGGCCCTGGAGAGCGAAGACGTCCAGGCGAGCCGCCTGGTGCGCAAGAATTTGTACCGGCGCGAGATCATCCCCGGCTCACCGGGCATTGCCCACCGCGGCGGTCCGCTTTTCGAGGATTTCCAATCCGCGCCGGCGTCGAGCCAGGCCTGCGACGATGGCAAGTACCAATACGATACGGATCCCGTCGACAAGGTTCCCGCGTATTGCATGGTGCGCGAGTGGCATCGCCGCGAGCGTGCGGCCCGGGCCCCCGCTCCGCTCGAGGGCATCGTGTACGTGCAGCGCACGCCGGGCACGGGGCCGGATCGGGCTCAGGATTTCGACGTGTACGCACCCGGTGTGGAGATCCACCTGGCCAAGGCCAGCTTGAGCGCGGCGGGCGAGCTCTCGGTGTCGGGTGATACCGCGCTCGGTGCAGGCTGCGGCCTGACGCGGGCCACGGCGGACATTCGCCGGCCGGCGGTGTCGTGGGACGGAAAGCGTGTGGCCTTTGCGGCCCGCAGCTCGGCGGGCGAGCCACTGCAGATCTACGAGATGAACGCCGACGGGGGCGGATGCCAGAAGCACGCGGCCATCAACGGCGGGCCTGCGAGCCAGAATGGGCTCTTGATTCACAACTTCGACCCGGCCTACAGCCCGCCCGACGGTGCCGGGCGCGTGCACCTCGTCTTCGCATCGACGCGCGGCAATTTGAATGGCGGTGCCTACGATTACAGCGGCCCGCAGCGCACGCCGGCCAATCCCGCGAAGCCCAATGCGAACTTGTACGACTTCGCACCCGATGGGCAAATTCGCCAATTGACGTACCATTTGAACCTCGAGCGGTATCCGAGTTTCATGCAGGACGGCCGCATCATTTTTACGGCCGAAAAGCGCGCCGCGGACTTTTATCAATTGGCGCTGCGGCGTATCAACCTCGATGGCGGTGATTACCATCCCTTGTTCGCGCAGCGTGGGAGCATTGGCTACCGCGAGGCCACGCAGGTCGTGGAGCTCGCCGACAAGAACTTCGCGGCCATCTTCAGCGATCCGGCGGCGACCCACGGCGGCGGAGCTTTGGGCGTGTTCAATCGATCCCTCGGTGTCGATTTCACCAGCCCGAACGCGGCGGACTATCCCATCGATGCTTCGGTCATCGACCCGGCGGCGCCCGCCTCGCCGGAGCCCTCGTTCTTTTTGCGTTCGCTGGGCTTCGTCGATCCGGGCGTGAACGCGCATGGAAACGCGCCCACCAGCGGATTGTTTACCTCGCCGTCGGCGCTGCCCCACGGAAAGATGCTCGTCAGCTTCGGCGCGGCGTCGGATGCGGCGACGTTCGGCGGCGATTACGACGTGTACGAGCTCGATCCGGCCACCGGCGCGAAACGGAAGCTGTTCGGCGATGCGGGGGTGGCGGAGGTCGACGCGGTGGCGGTGTTCGGCCGCGTGCCTCGGGGGATCTTCGGCTCGGCCTTGGACGAGCCCAATGGCTTCACCAGCATTCTTCCGGGCAAATTGGAGGCGGATATCCACGTGCTGGATATGCCGCTTCTGGCCTCGCTCTTATTTCAAAATACGCCGACCGGGCGCAGCCTCGAAGATGGCTTGAACGGCGTGGAGATCTTCGAAGAGCTCCCTCCGCCGCTCGAGATGACCAGCTTCGGCGTGGGCGGGGCCAATGTGGCGAAGGATGCGTTTGGCCAGGTCTTCGTGAAGCGCCGGCTTCTCGGCTCCGTGCCGCTCGGCTCCGACGGGTCGGCGCATTTTCGGGTGCCGGGAGGGCTGCCCATCGCGTTCAAGCTGCCGGAAACGGCGGCGTCGCGTGCTCGCCAGATTCCGCGCATGCAGCGCGAAAGCATGGTGTTCGCGCCGGGCGAGTATGCGCATCAATCGTTCAAGCGCGGCTTCTTCGATGGTCTCTGCGGCGGCTGCCACGGCTCGGTGAGCGGTCGCCCCGTCGATGTCGCCGTGCAGCCGGACATCCTTACACAGGCGTCAGATACCGTCTCGCGCGCAGCGCCGCCAACCGATTTGAACGTGCCCCCATCGGCGCGCGGTCGGGTCGAAGGACCGTAATTGCACGGCGAAAAAAAGAGTGCGACATAGGGGCATGCGTCTGTCTCGTTTGCCTCTTCTGTCTCTTTCGGTGGGTATCTCCGGTGTGGCCTTGGTGATGGCATGCGGTGGTGGCGAAGCCGAGGCGCCGCCCGCGCAACCCGTGGGCATCTCGCCCGTGCGCAGCGACGCCGCCGCACCGGCGCCGGAGCGGGTGTCCATCGACCCGAAGATCATCGACGAACGCGTTCGGCCCTGCGACGATTTTTATCAGTTTGCCTGCGGGCGCTGGATGAAGGAAACCAAGATTCCCGACGACCAAGCGGCGTGGGATCGCAGCTTCGACGTCATCTCCGAGAACAACGAAAAGCTGCTGCGCGAGATCCTCGTGCGCGATGGTAGCAGCCCGCCCTCGAACGAGGCGTATTCGAAGCAGCTCGGCGATTATTACGCCGCTTGCATGGACGAAAAAGGCATCGAGGCCGCGGGCGACAAGTCGCTCTCCTCGCAGCTGGCCAAGGTGGCGGCGGTGAAAGATGCGAATACCTTCGCGCACGTGATCGCCTCGCTGCACGGAACGGGGCAACGGGCTCTCTTTGCATTCACGTCGGAGCAGGATTTCGCCGACGCCACGCAGGTCATCGGCACCGTGCAGCAGGGCGGGCTGGGGATGCCCGACCGCGACTACTATTTGAAGGACGACCCGAAGAGCAAAAGCATTCGCGACAAGTACGAGGCGCACATCGGCGAGATGTTGCGTCTTGCAGGTGAGACGCCGGAGGCGGCGAAGGCCGGGGCGAGAACGGTTTTGCGGCTGGAGATCGAGCTGGCCAAAGCG encodes:
- a CDS encoding PaaI family thioesterase, with translation MPSLDPEQLDPYTFGESQPCFGCSPNHPIGFRLRFSKIGDDTVQTTFLPGEVHQGPPGIMHGGLVTTLADEIAAWAVIGCLGKFGFTANLQGKFHHPVRIGAPIEGTGRIVRNGHRVIVVDVELAQSGLKPYTGQFTFAVLDKAGTERLLQRPLPDGWEKFGR
- a CDS encoding HEAT repeat domain-containing protein, with protein sequence MRPKILATMLGAFVACAALMSGRDARSDASPGPANAATVYGNIPPDQIEFLSSPERIKSIASSGSPAAIWETLEHGEKVECLECISSIAPLLYDRNAETREIAAWWLRRRIFGVFGPGEVYEQTLKTLQGDADPKRRAYAAEALGEFLAKPGIAACGAALTGDSDPTVRAAAAGALGRLHDDAGGALGKALGDADARVKIAVLGAAPRINGWTGTPAVAKLTTDADALVRRRAVQVLDTLQAKESVASVVLLAKSDPDPEVRLSACHALGTFHDAVARPVLEEIAASDSSTFVRDQARIALRRL